The following proteins come from a genomic window of Anaerobutyricum hallii:
- the addA gene encoding helicase-exonuclease AddAB subunit AddA, with product MNYTKEQEQAIFLRGKNIMVSAGAGAGKTRVLVSRMAELIMDKEHPIEADRFLVMTFTNAAAAEMKERIGTELEERLEKDPDNLYLRKQIRKIRQADISTIHSFCNHLIRTHYNELAIDPSFRIGEEGELFLLRQQAVEQVLEEAYASGRESFLQFVEAYAPGKNDTVLEEMIEDLYHFSRSFPNADGWFEKTGKEAAILAGKDGWDTSTAVTLLLSKAQKESLQIQEELYQLLESVTEDAPEKYTGLLQEIKEYINSLTQAKDYNSYYKVLSQKSISSFPRAAKKEKEWGLYEEVKEFHQKVREQINSQKENVFTAPAEELQREAAVIYLLLEEYMALTKRFAEIYFLCKKEKNVYDFDDLEHFALELLVESYDEQGAAQPSETAKELSKKYKMIFVDEYQDTNLVQETILEMLLNKKHNSLFTVGDVKQSIYRFRQARPDLFLRRKDQYISQADAGVSIELRDNFRSAPGVLTFTNYIFSQLMEKEFGGVDYNEKTALRPGDGGSMMQDEETSEILFFQKDSASALKEVPEDILAESAVICKRIKELIEEGYHYGDMVILLRSGAGRMEPMAEFLEQEGIPVSCDNKTGYFQTREITVMLNYLSIVDNIYQDIPMASVMLSSIGKFTEEELVKLRVLIEEPVRGKYTLYDFMRLYMQEGTEEELKKKIRDFLMDLLYFRQQKKEQPLSTLLWDIYERTGFYYDVQLMPDGEKRKENLLMLLKKAEDYEKTVFKGLFYFNRYMKQLKSYEIEMGEAGTSMEEEDVVKIMTIHKSKGLEFPVVFVSGLSKKFNRMDLNKAVLCHPELGIGMECVNTTLRFHHPSLMKKAIQEKVWKDTLEEEMRILYVAMTRAKRKLILTGVIKSEELEAGMRASIQAQKWRAGSMMDWILPVMAEQFQNTDKIWLKARLFSWSDIEEFFDAREREEAAFSYRHFMEEYVEGQDSSLIKKAFSHVYPNMEATKWKRKYSVSELKSLSQITLPNEESVVYEPDEEEKIIPQFLKEEREEVGGAAKGTIVHKIMEMLPFAKIQTKKQLFDWITDLEQNYPESKQISAKWLYRGIEAFLFSEQGEKIRKMDEAGKVKKELPFTVGLPVSLINQDTEAEDTVVVQGVIDACADMGNHLCLIDYKTDQIKEGEEQQLLDRYGNQMLYYKAALEQILEKRVSEIYLYSFSLKKFISVEKILTSISGE from the coding sequence ATGAATTATACAAAAGAACAGGAACAGGCAATATTTCTGAGAGGGAAAAATATCATGGTATCTGCCGGAGCAGGAGCGGGAAAGACAAGAGTTCTTGTAAGTCGTATGGCAGAATTAATCATGGATAAAGAACATCCGATAGAAGCAGATCGTTTTCTTGTAATGACATTTACGAATGCAGCAGCGGCGGAAATGAAAGAACGTATCGGAACCGAATTAGAAGAACGCCTGGAAAAAGATCCGGATAATCTTTATCTTAGAAAACAGATAAGAAAGATCCGGCAGGCGGATATTTCAACAATACACAGTTTTTGTAATCATCTCATTCGGACACATTATAATGAGCTTGCGATAGATCCTTCCTTTCGAATTGGTGAAGAAGGGGAATTATTTCTGCTTCGTCAACAGGCAGTAGAACAGGTATTAGAGGAAGCATATGCCTCAGGAAGAGAAAGCTTTCTACAATTTGTTGAAGCATATGCGCCGGGAAAGAATGATACCGTTCTTGAAGAAATGATCGAAGATTTGTATCATTTTTCACGCAGTTTTCCTAATGCAGACGGCTGGTTTGAAAAGACAGGGAAAGAGGCAGCGATTCTTGCAGGAAAAGATGGCTGGGATACTTCTACCGCAGTGACTCTTCTTCTTTCCAAAGCACAAAAGGAAAGTTTACAAATACAGGAAGAACTGTATCAGCTCTTAGAGAGTGTCACTGAAGATGCTCCTGAAAAATATACAGGACTTCTTCAGGAGATAAAAGAATATATAAATTCTCTGACCCAAGCAAAAGATTACAATAGTTATTATAAAGTCTTATCTCAAAAATCTATTTCTTCTTTTCCAAGAGCAGCTAAAAAAGAAAAAGAGTGGGGATTATATGAAGAAGTAAAAGAGTTTCATCAGAAGGTAAGAGAACAGATCAATAGTCAGAAAGAGAATGTATTTACGGCACCGGCTGAAGAATTGCAGAGGGAAGCAGCAGTAATCTATCTTCTTTTAGAAGAATATATGGCTCTTACAAAGCGATTTGCAGAGATATATTTTTTGTGTAAAAAAGAAAAAAATGTTTATGATTTTGATGATCTAGAACATTTTGCATTAGAACTTTTAGTAGAATCTTATGATGAACAGGGAGCGGCACAGCCTTCAGAAACGGCAAAGGAATTATCAAAAAAGTATAAGATGATCTTTGTGGATGAATACCAGGATACAAATCTTGTACAGGAAACAATACTAGAAATGCTGTTGAATAAGAAACACAATTCACTATTTACTGTAGGGGATGTAAAACAGAGTATTTACCGTTTCAGACAGGCAAGACCAGATTTGTTTTTAAGAAGAAAAGACCAATATATATCGCAGGCTGATGCAGGAGTTTCTATTGAACTTCGGGATAATTTTCGAAGTGCACCGGGAGTATTGACATTCACAAACTATATTTTTTCGCAGTTGATGGAAAAAGAGTTTGGCGGGGTTGACTATAATGAAAAGACAGCACTTCGTCCGGGAGATGGTGGTTCGATGATGCAGGATGAAGAAACTTCGGAAATTTTATTTTTCCAAAAAGACAGTGCATCGGCACTGAAAGAAGTTCCGGAAGATATTTTGGCAGAAAGTGCGGTCATCTGTAAAAGAATCAAAGAATTAATTGAAGAAGGTTATCACTATGGGGATATGGTAATTTTGTTAAGATCCGGGGCAGGAAGAATGGAACCGATGGCTGAATTTTTAGAGCAAGAGGGAATCCCGGTAAGCTGTGATAATAAAACAGGGTATTTTCAGACAAGAGAAATTACAGTCATGTTGAATTATCTTTCTATTGTAGATAATATATATCAGGATATTCCGATGGCATCAGTCATGTTATCTTCTATTGGAAAATTTACAGAAGAAGAACTGGTGAAACTCCGGGTACTCATTGAAGAACCTGTGCGTGGGAAATATACGTTATATGACTTTATGCGTCTTTATATGCAGGAAGGAACAGAAGAAGAATTAAAGAAAAAGATTCGGGATTTTCTTATGGATCTGCTCTATTTCAGACAGCAAAAAAAGGAACAGCCGCTTAGCACATTGTTGTGGGATATTTACGAGAGGACAGGTTTTTATTATGATGTGCAGCTTATGCCGGATGGAGAAAAGAGAAAAGAAAATCTTTTAATGCTTCTAAAAAAAGCAGAAGATTATGAAAAAACGGTATTTAAAGGCCTGTTTTATTTTAATCGCTATATGAAGCAGCTTAAATCCTATGAAATCGAAATGGGAGAAGCCGGAACCAGTATGGAAGAGGAAGATGTCGTAAAGATTATGACGATTCATAAAAGCAAGGGGTTAGAATTTCCAGTAGTGTTTGTAAGCGGCTTGTCTAAAAAATTTAATCGTATGGATTTAAATAAGGCAGTTCTTTGCCATCCGGAACTTGGCATCGGAATGGAATGTGTGAATACAACACTACGGTTTCATCATCCATCATTGATGAAAAAAGCCATTCAGGAAAAAGTGTGGAAAGATACCCTTGAAGAAGAAATGAGAATTTTGTATGTTGCAATGACCAGAGCAAAGAGAAAGCTGATTCTTACAGGGGTGATAAAATCAGAAGAGTTAGAAGCTGGGATGCGGGCAAGTATACAGGCGCAAAAATGGCGTGCAGGAAGTATGATGGATTGGATTCTTCCGGTTATGGCAGAACAATTTCAAAACACAGATAAAATATGGCTGAAAGCACGATTATTTAGTTGGTCTGATATAGAAGAATTTTTTGATGCCAGAGAAAGAGAAGAAGCTGCATTTTCCTATCGGCATTTTATGGAGGAATACGTAGAAGGGCAGGACAGTTCTCTGATTAAGAAAGCTTTTTCTCATGTATATCCAAATATGGAAGCAACAAAGTGGAAGAGAAAGTATTCTGTTTCAGAGTTAAAATCCCTTTCGCAGATAACGCTTCCAAATGAAGAGAGTGTTGTGTATGAGCCGGACGAGGAAGAAAAGATCATCCCACAGTTTCTTAAAGAAGAACGAGAAGAAGTCGGTGGAGCGGCGAAGGGAACCATCGTTCATAAAATAATGGAAATGCTTCCATTTGCTAAAATTCAGACGAAAAAACAGCTTTTTGATTGGATTACTGACTTAGAACAGAATTATCCTGAATCAAAACAGATTTCCGCTAAGTGGCTGTATCGGGGAATAGAAGCATTTTTATTTTCGGAACAAGGCGAAAAAATACGCAAAATGGATGAGGCAGGTAAAGTAAAAAAAGAACTCCCATTTACAGTAGGGCTGCCGGTTTCTCTGATCAATCAGGACACAGAAGCAGAGGATACGGTTGTTGTACAGGGTGTGATAGATGCCTGTGCAGATATGGGGAATCATCTGTGTTTAATTGACTATAAGACAGACCAGATTAAAGAAGGGGAAGAGCAGCAGCTTCTTGACCGATACGGGAATCAGATGTTATATTATAAAGCAGCCCTTGAGCAGATTTTAGAAAAAAGAGTCAGTGAGATTTATTTATATTCTTTTTCATTGAAAAAGTTTATCTCAGTCGAGAAAATTCTCACTTCCATAAGTGGCGAGTAA
- the cls gene encoding cardiolipin synthase — protein MRKFLKFLSQRIVIVTFLIFLQVLWFVGLFLKFTSYSQYITAAFKILSILVVIYIMNRSDNPSVKLVWVIVILLFPLFGGLLYLTIGGKQPISYLRKKLEPMIEESERHLKIDPQIEEELKLTDGSTASQIYYLEHQSGFPAYKDSKVDYYPSGEECFRIMVEELKKAQKYIYLEYFIIEEGIMWNTILDILEEKVKAGVDVRVMYDDVGCIFNLPSHYADSLRKKGIKCVVFNRYIPVFSTVFNNRDHRKILVIDGNAAFTGGINFADEYINEKQRFGYWKDNGVRITGKAVYSMIQMFLQMWNAFAPEKEKLDYEKFSLEEVALLPEKERGIVLPYSDHPLDSEFVGESVYINLINSAQKYIYFFTPYLIIDNEVVTALILAAKRGVDVRIITPGIPDKKMIFLVTQSYYPQLVEGGVKIFQYRPGFVHAKCAVCDDKIATVGTINLDYRSLYLHFENGLFLYDCDTVMAIKQDILDTLEDCNHITEEMCKKNMFFLLLQGILRIFAPLL, from the coding sequence ATGCGTAAATTTTTGAAATTTCTATCACAACGTATTGTTATTGTGACTTTTCTTATTTTTTTGCAGGTTTTATGGTTTGTTGGATTATTTCTTAAATTTACATCTTACAGTCAGTATATTACAGCTGCATTTAAAATACTTAGCATTTTAGTCGTTATATATATAATGAACCGGAGTGATAATCCGTCAGTGAAACTGGTGTGGGTTATTGTCATATTGTTATTTCCACTCTTTGGCGGGCTTTTATATCTTACAATAGGTGGAAAACAACCAATATCTTATCTTCGTAAAAAGTTAGAACCCATGATAGAAGAGAGCGAGAGGCATTTAAAAATTGACCCACAGATTGAAGAAGAATTGAAGCTTACAGACGGGAGTACAGCATCGCAGATTTATTATCTGGAACATCAGTCAGGCTTTCCAGCATATAAAGATTCAAAAGTAGATTATTATCCTTCTGGAGAAGAATGTTTTCGTATTATGGTTGAGGAACTGAAGAAAGCGCAGAAGTATATTTATCTGGAATACTTTATTATAGAAGAAGGGATTATGTGGAACACGATTCTTGATATTTTAGAGGAAAAAGTAAAGGCAGGAGTCGATGTAAGGGTTATGTATGATGATGTTGGATGTATTTTTAATCTTCCATCACATTATGCAGATTCTCTCCGCAAAAAAGGAATCAAGTGTGTAGTTTTTAACAGATATATTCCTGTTTTCTCTACCGTATTTAACAACAGAGATCATCGAAAAATTCTTGTAATTGATGGAAATGCTGCATTTACGGGTGGGATTAATTTTGCAGATGAATATATTAATGAAAAGCAGAGATTTGGTTACTGGAAAGATAATGGAGTGCGAATAACGGGAAAAGCGGTATACAGTATGATACAGATGTTTTTACAGATGTGGAATGCATTTGCACCGGAAAAAGAAAAGCTTGACTATGAGAAGTTTTCTTTGGAAGAGGTAGCGTTATTGCCGGAAAAAGAAAGGGGAATTGTTCTTCCCTACTCGGATCATCCCCTCGATTCAGAATTTGTAGGCGAGAGTGTATACATTAATCTGATCAACAGCGCACAGAAATATATTTATTTTTTCACACCGTATCTTATTATCGACAATGAAGTTGTTACGGCTTTGATCCTAGCAGCAAAGCGTGGGGTTGATGTAAGGATTATTACACCGGGAATACCTGATAAGAAGATGATCTTCCTTGTAACACAGTCTTATTATCCTCAGCTTGTAGAAGGAGGCGTAAAGATTTTTCAGTACAGACCGGGATTTGTTCATGCAAAGTGTGCTGTCTGTGATGATAAGATTGCAACAGTCGGAACAATTAATCTTGATTACCGCAGCTTATATCTACATTTTGAAAATGGGCTTTTCTTATATGATTGTGATACAGTCATGGCTATTAAGCAGGACATATTAGATACGTTAGAAGACTGTAACCACATTACAGAAGAAATGTGCAAAAAAAATATGTTTTTTTTATTGCTACAGGGAATTTTGCGGATTTTTGCTCCGTTATTATAA
- a CDS encoding class I SAM-dependent DNA methyltransferase has translation MGSYENFARVYDELMDNVPYEEWAQFILNLLQDRKITEGLVLELGCGTGKLMTLLGKAGFDMIGVDNSVEMLQIAREKTSQDFLYLLQDMREFELYGTVKAVISVCDSVNYITKKEELRKVFQLVNNYLDPEGLFIFDFNTEYKYRELIGETVIAEDREDVSFIWFNEYDEESHLNDIDLKVFVQEEGNIYQKFQEEHIQRGYTLDEIKQLLEESGLIFLEAYEEYTMQAPQPDSGRIVVVAQEHGKNRRN, from the coding sequence ATGGGAAGTTACGAAAATTTTGCCAGAGTATATGATGAACTCATGGATAATGTGCCTTATGAAGAGTGGGCACAATTTATTTTAAATCTTTTGCAGGACAGAAAGATAACAGAAGGTCTGGTATTGGAACTTGGATGTGGAACAGGAAAGCTGATGACTTTGCTTGGCAAGGCGGGATTTGATATGATTGGAGTAGATAATTCTGTAGAGATGCTGCAGATTGCCAGAGAAAAGACTTCACAGGATTTCCTCTATCTTTTACAGGATATGAGAGAGTTTGAATTGTATGGGACGGTAAAAGCAGTAATTTCTGTTTGTGACAGCGTGAATTATATTACAAAAAAGGAAGAATTAAGGAAAGTTTTTCAGCTGGTAAATAATTATCTTGATCCGGAAGGGTTATTTATTTTTGATTTCAATACAGAATATAAATACCGCGAGCTGATCGGAGAGACAGTGATTGCAGAAGATAGGGAAGATGTTAGTTTCATCTGGTTTAATGAATATGATGAGGAAAGTCATTTGAATGATATTGACCTTAAAGTATTTGTACAGGAAGAAGGAAACATTTACCAAAAATTTCAGGAAGAGCATATCCAGAGGGGATATACGCTTGATGAAATAAAACAATTATTAGAAGAAAGTGGTCTGATTTTTTTAGAGGCCTATGAGGAATATACGATGCAGGCTCCACAGCCGGATAGTGGCCGGATCGTGGTAGTTGCGCAGGAACATGGAAAAAACAGGAGGAATTAG
- the hslO gene encoding Hsp33 family molecular chaperone HslO: protein MSDYIIRGMAADKQVRFFAANTKELVEKARQIHNTSPIATAALGRLMTGTAMMGSMCKNDSDIVTVQIKGDGPMGGLVVTSDAKARVKGYVYNKDVMLPPNAQGKLDVGGAIGNGVLTVIKDLGLKEPYSGQTNLITGEIAEDLTYYFASSEQIPTSVALGVLMNKENTVRQAGGFMIQMMPFASDEVITALEERLKDFTSVTSHLDKGETPEDMMAELFEGMDMTIEDKIPTEFYCNCSKERVSRAVVSVGKKELTDMIEEGKPIEVNCHFCNSHYTFSVEELKEMLKAAR from the coding sequence ATGAGTGATTATATTATAAGAGGTATGGCAGCTGACAAACAGGTACGTTTTTTTGCTGCGAATACAAAGGAATTAGTAGAGAAAGCAAGACAGATTCATAACACAAGTCCGATTGCTACAGCAGCGCTTGGAAGATTAATGACAGGAACAGCAATGATGGGAAGTATGTGTAAGAATGACAGCGATATTGTTACGGTTCAGATTAAGGGAGACGGTCCTATGGGCGGGCTTGTTGTGACATCTGATGCGAAGGCGAGGGTAAAGGGATATGTTTATAATAAAGATGTTATGCTTCCTCCAAATGCCCAGGGAAAGCTTGATGTAGGTGGAGCAATCGGAAATGGTGTTCTTACTGTAATTAAAGATCTTGGTTTAAAAGAACCGTATTCTGGACAGACAAACCTGATTACCGGAGAAATTGCAGAGGATCTGACTTATTATTTTGCATCTTCTGAACAGATTCCTACATCAGTAGCATTAGGGGTTCTTATGAATAAGGAGAATACGGTAAGACAGGCCGGAGGTTTTATGATTCAGATGATGCCATTTGCCAGCGATGAAGTTATCACAGCGTTAGAAGAACGATTAAAAGACTTTACTTCTGTAACTTCACATCTTGACAAAGGGGAGACACCGGAAGATATGATGGCAGAGTTGTTTGAAGGAATGGATATGACAATTGAAGATAAAATTCCTACAGAGTTTTATTGTAACTGTTCAAAAGAAAGAGTATCAAGGGCAGTGGTCAGTGTAGGAAAAAAGGAACTCACCGATATGATCGAAGAAGGAAAGCCGATTGAAGTGAATTGTCATTTCTGTAATTCTCACTATACCTTCAGTGTAGAAGAATTAAAAGAAATGTTAAAGGCTGCAAGATAA
- the thyA gene encoding thymidylate synthase, with protein sequence MSYADKLFIDMCSDIIENGYSTEGEKVRPKWPDGTYAYTIKKFGVVNRYDLSKEFPAITLRKTYIRSAIDEILWIWQKKSNNVHDLNSHIWDEWADEDGSIGKAYGYQLGKKHKYKEGEMDQVDRVLFDLKENPFSRRIMTNIYVHEDLHEMNLYPCAYSMTFNVTGNRLNAILNQRSQDILAANNWNVVQYAALLMMFAQVSGFEPGELVHVIADAHIYDRHIPIIKELIKRPTYPAPKVTLNPEVKDFYKFTVDDFMIEDYQAGPQIKNIPIAI encoded by the coding sequence ATGAGCTATGCAGATAAGTTGTTTATTGATATGTGCAGTGATATTATAGAAAATGGTTATAGTACAGAAGGGGAAAAGGTAAGACCAAAATGGCCGGATGGAACGTATGCATATACCATTAAAAAGTTTGGTGTGGTAAATCGTTATGACCTTTCGAAAGAATTTCCGGCAATTACCCTCAGAAAGACATATATTCGTTCGGCAATTGACGAAATTTTATGGATATGGCAGAAAAAATCTAATAATGTGCATGATTTAAATAGCCATATTTGGGATGAATGGGCCGATGAAGACGGTTCGATCGGAAAAGCATATGGTTATCAGCTTGGTAAGAAGCATAAATATAAAGAAGGAGAGATGGATCAGGTAGACAGAGTATTATTTGATTTAAAAGAGAATCCGTTTAGCCGCAGGATTATGACGAATATTTATGTTCATGAAGATCTTCACGAGATGAATCTTTATCCATGTGCGTACAGCATGACATTTAACGTAACCGGCAATCGTCTAAACGCGATATTAAATCAGCGTTCACAAGATATTCTGGCAGCGAATAACTGGAATGTTGTACAGTATGCAGCATTGCTTATGATGTTTGCACAGGTAAGTGGTTTTGAGCCGGGAGAACTTGTCCATGTGATAGCTGATGCGCATATTTATGATCGTCATATCCCAATCATAAAGGAACTGATAAAGAGGCCAACTTATCCGGCACCGAAAGTTACATTGAATCCAGAGGTAAAGGATTTTTATAAATTTACAGTAGATGATTTTATGATTGAAGATTATCAGGCCGGTCCACAGATAAAGAATATTCCGATTGCAATATAA
- a CDS encoding dihydrofolate reductase — MKLIAAADKNWAIGKDGELLVRISEDMKNFSAMTTGNVIVMGRKTLESFPGGKPLPNRVNIVLTHKKDYNGKGAIVVHSEEELWEELSKYDTESIFVTGGESIYHMLLPYCDTAYITRLDYEYQADTWMPNLDKEENWSIVEKSEERYCFDLIYHFTTYKNAVPELH, encoded by the coding sequence ATGAAACTGATCGCAGCAGCAGATAAAAACTGGGCTATTGGAAAAGATGGAGAACTTTTAGTACGTATTTCAGAAGATATGAAGAACTTCAGTGCAATGACAACAGGAAATGTTATTGTTATGGGAAGAAAGACTTTAGAAAGTTTTCCGGGAGGGAAACCTCTTCCGAATAGAGTTAATATTGTTTTAACACATAAAAAAGATTATAATGGAAAAGGAGCAATTGTTGTTCACAGCGAAGAAGAATTGTGGGAAGAACTTTCCAAATATGACACAGAAAGTATTTTTGTAACAGGTGGAGAAAGTATTTATCATATGTTGCTTCCTTATTGTGATACGGCATATATTACCCGTCTTGATTATGAATATCAGGCGGATACATGGATGCCGAATCTTGATAAAGAAGAAAACTGGAGTATAGTAGAAAAAAGTGAAGAGAGATATTGTTTTGATCTGATCTATCATTTTACTACTTATAAGAATGCGGTTCCGGAACTACATTAA
- the queF gene encoding preQ(1) synthase: MSREKEELQGVTLLGNQKTKYPQDYAPEMLETFINKHQDHDYFVKFNCPEFTSLCPMTGQPDFATIYISYVPDVKMVESKSLKLYLFSFRNHGDFHEDCVNIIMKDLIQLMEPKYIEVWGKFTPRGGISIDPYTNYGKPGTMWEKVAMDRLVNHDLYPEKVDNR, translated from the coding sequence ATGAGCAGAGAAAAGGAAGAATTACAGGGAGTGACTCTCCTTGGAAATCAGAAAACAAAGTATCCGCAGGATTATGCACCGGAAATGCTGGAAACTTTTATAAATAAACATCAAGATCATGATTATTTTGTAAAGTTTAACTGCCCGGAGTTTACAAGTCTTTGTCCAATGACCGGACAGCCGGATTTTGCGACGATTTATATTTCCTATGTCCCGGATGTGAAGATGGTAGAGAGCAAGTCTTTAAAGTTGTATTTATTCAGTTTTAGAAATCATGGGGATTTCCATGAGGATTGTGTAAATATCATTATGAAGGATCTGATTCAGCTTATGGAGCCGAAGTACATTGAAGTGTGGGGCAAGTTTACTCCGCGAGGAGGAATATCGATCGATCCGTATACTAACTATGGAAAGCCGGGAACAATGTGGGAAAAAGTGGCCATGGATCGTCTTGTAAATCATGATCTTTATCCGGAAAAGGTAGATAATCGATAA
- the recA gene encoding recombinase RecA has product MNAGRVEYLGDDREGKLAALNNAVAAIEKNYGKGSIMKLGDSSANIDIEAIPTGSISLDVALGVGGVPRGRIIEIYGPESSGKTTVALHMIAEAQKRNGIAGFIDAEHALDPQYAKKIGVDIDNLYISQPDNGEQALEIAETMIRSGALDIVIVDSVAALVPKAEIEGDMDDQQVGLHARLMSKAMRKLTGVINRSNCAVVFINQLREKVGIMFGNPEVTTGGRALKFYASVRMDVRRVEAIKQGGEIIGNHTKVKVVKNKVAPPFKEAEFDIMFGQGISREGDLIDLAVKVDAVQKSGAWYAYKGEKIGQGRENAKTFLREHPEIMAEVEVQVREYYGLPADTVVETAVQATDTEEAKDKFDNLVTEE; this is encoded by the coding sequence ATGAATGCAGGCAGAGTGGAGTACCTTGGAGATGACAGAGAAGGGAAACTTGCCGCATTGAATAATGCGGTAGCCGCAATAGAGAAAAATTATGGAAAGGGATCCATAATGAAGCTGGGGGATTCCAGTGCGAATATAGATATCGAGGCGATTCCTACAGGCTCAATCAGTCTTGATGTGGCACTAGGAGTCGGAGGTGTTCCGCGTGGAAGAATCATTGAAATCTATGGTCCGGAATCTAGTGGTAAGACAACCGTTGCCCTTCATATGATTGCTGAGGCACAGAAGAGGAATGGAATAGCAGGATTTATTGATGCAGAACATGCGCTTGATCCACAGTATGCAAAGAAGATCGGTGTAGATATTGACAATCTTTACATATCTCAGCCGGATAACGGAGAGCAGGCATTGGAGATTGCTGAGACGATGATTCGTTCCGGTGCACTTGATATTGTTATTGTTGACTCAGTGGCAGCTTTAGTACCTAAGGCAGAGATTGAGGGAGATATGGATGATCAGCAGGTTGGTCTTCATGCCCGACTAATGTCTAAAGCGATGAGAAAGCTTACCGGAGTGATTAATCGTTCCAACTGTGCAGTAGTGTTTATCAATCAGCTTCGTGAGAAGGTTGGTATCATGTTTGGTAATCCGGAAGTGACAACAGGTGGACGTGCTCTTAAATTCTATGCTTCTGTTCGTATGGATGTACGAAGAGTAGAGGCAATTAAGCAGGGTGGAGAAATCATTGGTAACCATACAAAAGTGAAGGTAGTTAAGAATAAGGTTGCGCCTCCATTTAAAGAAGCAGAATTTGATATTATGTTTGGTCAGGGAATTTCCAGAGAAGGAGATTTGATTGATCTTGCAGTGAAAGTAGATGCAGTACAGAAGAGTGGAGCATGGTACGCTTATAAAGGAGAGAAGATTGGTCAGGGAAGAGAGAATGCGAAAACGTTCTTAAGAGAACATCCTGAGATCATGGCAGAAGTAGAAGTACAGGTAAGAGAATATTACGGACTTCCTGCCGATACCGTAGTAGAAACTGCTGTGCAGGCTACGGATACGGAAGAAGCGAAAGATAAGTTTGACAACCTCGTAACGGAAGAATAA
- a CDS encoding regulatory protein RecX, producing MSYTVTLRETDKKKVYVDPGIREGIYLYPGEIKKLKLLEGSMLEEDEFERIRLQYALPRAKHRAIAILAKRDKTEKELRDKLQQSLTDTKTLEETISYVRTCGYVDDVQYARDYIYFKKGRKSFLQIKMELQKKGISSQVLETVFEEEGGQEMEDILMQVKKYMRRFPQLDYASRQKIYAHFARKGYNSELIREAMTKAGELLEEESDTENFFH from the coding sequence ATGAGTTATACAGTTACACTGAGGGAAACGGATAAGAAGAAGGTTTACGTGGATCCGGGAATAAGAGAAGGAATCTATCTCTATCCGGGAGAGATAAAGAAGTTAAAGCTTTTAGAAGGCAGTATGTTAGAAGAAGACGAATTCGAAAGGATTCGTCTTCAGTACGCTTTGCCAAGAGCAAAGCATCGTGCCATTGCAATTTTAGCGAAAAGAGATAAGACAGAGAAGGAATTAAGAGATAAACTTCAGCAGTCACTTACAGATACAAAAACGCTTGAAGAGACGATATCTTATGTCAGAACCTGCGGGTATGTGGACGATGTTCAGTATGCCAGAGACTATATTTATTTTAAAAAAGGAAGAAAAAGTTTTTTACAGATTAAGATGGAGCTTCAAAAGAAGGGAATTTCATCGCAGGTGTTAGAAACCGTCTTTGAAGAAGAAGGCGGTCAGGAGATGGAAGATATACTGATGCAGGTAAAGAAGTATATGAGAAGATTTCCGCAGCTTGATTATGCTTCAAGACAGAAGATTTATGCACATTTTGCGCGAAAAGGCTACAATAGTGAGTTGATTCGTGAAGCGATGACAAAAGCCGGGGAATTATTAGAAGAAGAAAGTGATACAGAGAACTTCTTTCATTGA